The genome window GGGCGTGCGCCTCTTCCAGGGCCTCGCGCGCCTGGTCGAAGATCTCGTCCTCGAAATCCTTGGAAAGCTCGGGGATGGCCTCGCTCTCCAGCACCATGCCGCCGGTGTCCACCAGGGAGAACTTCACGTCTCCCATGGTGCAGTCGCCGTAGATGCGATCTCGGGTCACGCCCGGCATGTCGTGCGTGATGGAACGCGACTTGCGCAGAAGCCGGTTGAAAAGGGTCGATTTGCCCACATTGGGACGGCCGATCAGGGCCACGATGGGGAGCATTGATGCCTCCGTGTATTCGGGGGGAAGCCCCCCTTCTCCCGCACTCCCATCCCCTTCTTTTCCAAAACATTTTGGGTGCGCTTTGCGCGGGGCGGAGTCCGGCGGGAATATTTGAAATTCGGTTTTCCCGTTGCCTTCAAAGGCGACGGGCAGCCGCGTCGATTAACCTATTCGTATTCGCTTGTCGAGTCCAATACATACAATATGGCAAAATGAGATAATCATGTGCTAGGGTGAAACGCGATCCGGCAAAGGCAGGAACGCCACACTCCAGCATGCGGGGGATTCCATGCAGCTTACCAATGCCCTGGCCAACGAAAAAAGCCCGTACCTGCTCCAACACGCCCACAATCCCGTGCAATGGCGTCCCTGGAGTGAACAGGCCTTCGAGCTGGCGAAACTCGAGGACAAGCCCGTGCTCGTGTCCATCGGTTATTCCACCTGCCACTGGTGCCATGTCATGGAACGCGAAAGCTTTGAGAACGAGGACATTGCGCGGCTGCTCAACGACACCTTCATCTGCATCAAGGTGGACCGCGAGGAGCGCCCGGACATCGACGCGGTCTACATGAACGTCTGCCAGCTGCTCACGGGCTCGGGCGGCTGGCCGCTCAACGTGGTGGTCACCCCGGACAGGCAGCCTTTTTTCGCCTCCACCTACATCCCGCCCGAATCCCGGTTCGGCAGGCTCGGGCTCACCGAACTGACCAACCGCGTCAGCGAGCTATGGCGCAACGAACGGAAAAACGTGCAGGAGTCGGCGGAAAGCATCACCCTGGCCCTACGCAACATGGAAACGCCCGCCGGGGACTCGGACCGGATCAACGCCCGGGAGATCACCCAACAGGCCTGCGCCTCGCTGGCCGAGGCATTCGACGACACGCACGGCGGCTTCGGCCAGGCCCCCAAGTTCCCATCCGCGCACAGCCTGCTGTTCCTGCTCGGCCATGCAAACCGCCAGGACGACCAGAACGCCGAGGACATGACCCTCCAGACCCTGCGGGCCATGCGCGCCGGGGGCATCTGGGATCACATCGGCTTCGGCTTCCACCGCTACTCGACGGACAAGCGCTGGCTCCTGCCCCACTTCGAAAAAATGCTCTACGACCAGTCGATGCTCGCCCTGGCCTACCTGGAGGCCTGGCAACAGACGAAGAGTGACGAGTTCGCGGACACGGCCCGTCGCATCCTCGGCTACGTGCTGCGCGACATGCGTGACGCGGGCGGCGCTTTCTACATGGCCGAGGACGCGGACAGCGAGGGCGAGGAAGGCCTGTTCTACACCTGGACCATGTCCGAGCTGCAGGACCACCTTTCCCCCGTGGAAACCGAGCTCTTCTGCGGCCACTACAACATCAAGCCCAAAGGCAACTTCCACGACGAGGCCACGGGCAGGCTCACGGGCCGCAACATCCCCCATGAAACGCCCGGTTCAAACGCGCCCGCAGGGCTGGCATCCATCCGCAAGAAGCTTTACACGCAGCGGGAAACACGCATCCGGCCGCACCTGGACGACAAGATCCTCACGGACATGAACGGACTCATGATCGCGGCCCTGGCGCGCGGAGGCCGGACACTCGGACACGGCGAATTCACCGACGCGGCCCTCAATGCCACGAATTTCATCCTGGAAAAGCTGCACAGGAACGGCACGCTGCGGCACGGCTACCGCCAAGGGCTGCTTCGCGCGCCCGGCATGCTGGACGACTACGCATTCCTGATCTGGGGGCTGCTGGAGCTGCATACCGCCACGGACGACACGGCGCATCTCGAAACCGCCGAAAGCATTGCCCGGACCATGCTGGAGGAATTCGAGGACAGGGAGCACGGCGGATTCTTCCTGGCTCCCGCCAGCGGCGAAACCGTGCTGGTGCGCACCAAGCCCGGCCATGACGGGGCCATCCCCTGCGGCAATTCCGTGGCCGTGCACGTCCTGGCCCGGCTGGGCCGCTTACTGGACCGGGCGGACTTTCTGCGGGCCGCGCAACGCTGCGTCGCCTGGGCCTCCAAAACCCTGGGCACGGCCCCCCACTCCCTCCTCCACATGGTCGCCGCTCTGGAGGACCTGTATCCGGACGAATAAGAATCGGGGGAAGGGAGAGGAAAACTTTTACAAAAGTTTTCCTCTCCCTTCCCCCGTACCCCCATCCCTCACCTTTCAAAACTTTTGGCGACGCTTCGCGCATATCCACCAACACCCCAAGGCGACCTAAAAATAGTGAGATACAAAAAGGCCAAACCGCAGCGCATAGAACAACACGCGAGGGTTTGGCCTTTTGCAGCAATGAAGCAGGCCCCTGTTTATCGGCAGCCGATTCTATTCGAAAAGCTTGGCGATGGATTCCTTGTACGGA of Salidesulfovibrio onnuriiensis contains these proteins:
- a CDS encoding thioredoxin domain-containing protein, with amino-acid sequence MQLTNALANEKSPYLLQHAHNPVQWRPWSEQAFELAKLEDKPVLVSIGYSTCHWCHVMERESFENEDIARLLNDTFICIKVDREERPDIDAVYMNVCQLLTGSGGWPLNVVVTPDRQPFFASTYIPPESRFGRLGLTELTNRVSELWRNERKNVQESAESITLALRNMETPAGDSDRINAREITQQACASLAEAFDDTHGGFGQAPKFPSAHSLLFLLGHANRQDDQNAEDMTLQTLRAMRAGGIWDHIGFGFHRYSTDKRWLLPHFEKMLYDQSMLALAYLEAWQQTKSDEFADTARRILGYVLRDMRDAGGAFYMAEDADSEGEEGLFYTWTMSELQDHLSPVETELFCGHYNIKPKGNFHDEATGRLTGRNIPHETPGSNAPAGLASIRKKLYTQRETRIRPHLDDKILTDMNGLMIAALARGGRTLGHGEFTDAALNATNFILEKLHRNGTLRHGYRQGLLRAPGMLDDYAFLIWGLLELHTATDDTAHLETAESIARTMLEEFEDREHGGFFLAPASGETVLVRTKPGHDGAIPCGNSVAVHVLARLGRLLDRADFLRAAQRCVAWASKTLGTAPHSLLHMVAALEDLYPDE